From the genome of Globicephala melas chromosome 14, mGloMel1.2, whole genome shotgun sequence, one region includes:
- the ERMARD gene encoding endoplasmic reticulum membrane-associated RNA degradation protein isoform X6 produces MVKYAGRQLQTVWFIQNQGLDYGGSVRLLGPVCQAVHLHLSSLTKGQFETRYSSGFQWTGVPELFPEMFDALGSLQSFAISLSLMKLTSCLERALGDVYLLIRKECLFLLRDLIASEELSQVFGQSVMDVLKVFVGSPRGLNLRNVLWHGFAAPQEIPPKYCSMMILLTAGLGQLLKGYLQQTKFTLAHRPFITLTSLEDLIVFPDVTYEVLSVLEEVMKKSTFILKIMLPYWEVALLNFKSHRFADCAILLLVQLETGLRKVFATVNKCPKRLLTAESTALYTTFDEILAKHLNDGKINQLPLFLGEPAMEFLWDFLNHQEGPRLRDRLSHGEISLPEFPKEAANQLLAFSFVLLLRFIDEDLLSVFKQEKAAVRALVSIAEAYGARCHPVSQLKKQVLSCERSIGVWPLLPLPEGSEREAQRSEGNSEINACHSLITEIVAELCHHVPETHRVPHASEHLPPEEWPQLLRELCSIPVRTLFCPRAVLEVLAVLRKIGAHCRRVCGQVAACAELRRRQWEDRSLRSRQRRNYLRLVHSIKLLSPMLYLILLLIALELVNIHVVLGKNTSEYQQYLRFLKSVLQYTENLAAYTSQDKNKWDEAVNLTQVALLKIWTFSEKKQMLIHLAKKSTSKVVQ; encoded by the exons ATGGTGAAGTATGCTGGACGACAATTACAGACTGTGTGGTTTATACAGAATCAG GGTCTGGATTACGGGGGAAGCGTGAGGCTGCTGGGCCCTGTGTGCCAGGCTGTCCACTTACATCTGTCGTCTCTGACCAAGGGGCAATTTGAGACGCGATATTCATCGGGGTTCCAGTGGACAGGTGTTCCAGAG TTATTTCCTGAAATGTTTGATGCCTTGGGAAGTCTTCAATCTTTTGCTATTTCTCTTAGCTTAATGAAGCTGACATCATGTCTGGAGCGAGCCCTGGGTGAC GTGTATTTACTGATTAGGAAGGAATGCCTCTTTCTTTTAAGAGATCTGATTGCATCTGAGGAGCTCTCTCAAGTCTTTGGGCAGTCTGTG ATGGACGTGCTCAAGGTCTTCGTGGGCTCTCCGCGTGGACTCAACCTTCGCAACGTTCTGTGGCACGGCTTCGCGGCACCTCAGGAGATTCCTCCAAA ATACTGTTCAATGATGATATTGCTGACAGCAGGATTGGGTCAACTACTAAAGGGTTACCTTCAACAAACTAAGTTCACATTGGCACATCGACCTTTCATAACTCTTACAAGCTTAGAGGATTTGATCGTTTTCCCTG ATGTTACTTATGAGGTACTTTCAGTATTAGAAGAAGTGATGAAGAAATCCACTTTTATACTAAAAATCATGTTGCCATATTGGGAAGTTGCATTACTCAACTTCAAGTCTCACAG GTTTGCTGACTGTGCCATATTGTTATTGGTGCAACTAGAGACTGGACTTAGGAAAGTTTTTGCCACAGTTAACAAATGTCCAAAGAGACTTCTGACTGCTGAG tCAACAGCTCTTTATACTACCTTTGATGAG ATATTGGCAAAACACTTGAATGATGGTAAAATCAATCAACTTCCTCTTTTCCTTGGAGAGCCTGCAATG GAATTTCTCTGGGATTTCCTGAACCATCAGGAAGGTCCCCGTCTAAGAGATCGTTTAAGCCACGGGGAAATCAGTTTACCTGAATTTCCGAAAGAAGCAGCCAATCAGTTGCTTGCATTTTCCTTTGTACTTTTACTCAGATTTATTGATGAAGATCTATTATCAGTGTTTAAG CAGGAAAAAGCAGCAGTGAGAGCATTGGTGAGCATTGCAGAAGCCTATGGCGCTCGCTGCCATCCAGTTTCTCAGCTTAAAAAgcag GTGCTGAGCTGTGAGAGGAGCATCGGAGTTTGGCCTCTGCTGCCTTTGCCTGAAGGATCCGAAAGGGAGGCTCAGCG atcaGAAGGTAATTCTGAAATAAATGCCTGCCACTCTTTAATCACAGAAATCGTGGCTGAGCTGTGTCACCACGTGCCCGAGACCCACCGCGTTCCTCACGCCTCGGAGCACCTTCCCCCTGAGGA GTGGCCCCAGCTGCTCCGTGAGCTCTGCAGCATCCCTGTCCGGACCCTGTTCTGCCCCAGAGCCGTCCTGGAGGTGCTGGCCGTGCTCCGGAAGATCGGCGCCCACTGCCGCCGCGTGTGTGGCCAGGTGGCCGCCTGCGCGGAGCTGAGGCGCCGGCAGTGGGAGGACAGGAGCCTGCGCTCCCGGCAGCGGCGGAACTACCTGCGCCTGGTTCACAG tattaagCTTCTGTCTCCTATGCTTTATCTGATTTTATTGCTGATTGCACTGGAATTGGTCAACATTCATGTGGTTCTTGGGAAAAATACTTCGGAATATCAGCAGTATCTAAG gTTCTTAAAGTCCGTCTTGCAGTACACAGAGAACCTGGCGGCTTACACCAGCCAAGACAAGAACAAGTGGGATGAAGCTGTCAATCTCACACAGGTGGCCTTGTTGAAAATTTGGACTTTTAGTGAGAAGAAACAAATGTTAATACATTTAGCCAAGAAATCCACGAGTAAAGTAGTCCAATAA
- the ERMARD gene encoding endoplasmic reticulum membrane-associated RNA degradation protein isoform X7 — MFDALGSLQSFAISLSLMKLTSCLERALGDVYLLIRKECLFLLRDLIASEELSQVFGQSVMDVLKVFVGSPRGLNLRNVLWHGFAAPQEIPPKYCSMMILLTAGLGQLLKGYLQQTKFTLAHRPFITLTSLEDLIVFPDVTYEVLSVLEEVMKKSTFILKIMLPYWEVALLNFKSHRFADCAILLLVQLETGLRKVFATVNKCPKRLLTAESTALYTTFDEILAKHLNDGKINQLPLFLGEPAMEFLWDFLNHQEGPRLRDRLSHGEISLPEFPKEAANQLLAFSFVLLLRFIDEDLLSVFKQEKAAVRALVSIAEAYGARCHPVSQLKKQVLSCERSIGVWPLLPLPEGSEREAQRSEGNSEINACHSLITEIVAELCHHVPETHRVPHASEHLPPEEWPQLLRELCSIPVRTLFCPRAVLEVLAVLRKIGAHCRRVCGQVAACAELRRRQWEDRSLRSRQRRNYLRLVHSIKLLSPMLYLILLLIALELVNIHVVLGKNTSEYQQYLRFLKSVLQYTENLAAYTSQDKNKWDEAVNLTQVALLKIWTFSEKKQMLIHLAKKSTSKVVQ; from the exons ATGTTTGATGCCTTGGGAAGTCTTCAATCTTTTGCTATTTCTCTTAGCTTAATGAAGCTGACATCATGTCTGGAGCGAGCCCTGGGTGAC GTGTATTTACTGATTAGGAAGGAATGCCTCTTTCTTTTAAGAGATCTGATTGCATCTGAGGAGCTCTCTCAAGTCTTTGGGCAGTCTGTG ATGGACGTGCTCAAGGTCTTCGTGGGCTCTCCGCGTGGACTCAACCTTCGCAACGTTCTGTGGCACGGCTTCGCGGCACCTCAGGAGATTCCTCCAAA ATACTGTTCAATGATGATATTGCTGACAGCAGGATTGGGTCAACTACTAAAGGGTTACCTTCAACAAACTAAGTTCACATTGGCACATCGACCTTTCATAACTCTTACAAGCTTAGAGGATTTGATCGTTTTCCCTG ATGTTACTTATGAGGTACTTTCAGTATTAGAAGAAGTGATGAAGAAATCCACTTTTATACTAAAAATCATGTTGCCATATTGGGAAGTTGCATTACTCAACTTCAAGTCTCACAG GTTTGCTGACTGTGCCATATTGTTATTGGTGCAACTAGAGACTGGACTTAGGAAAGTTTTTGCCACAGTTAACAAATGTCCAAAGAGACTTCTGACTGCTGAG tCAACAGCTCTTTATACTACCTTTGATGAG ATATTGGCAAAACACTTGAATGATGGTAAAATCAATCAACTTCCTCTTTTCCTTGGAGAGCCTGCAATG GAATTTCTCTGGGATTTCCTGAACCATCAGGAAGGTCCCCGTCTAAGAGATCGTTTAAGCCACGGGGAAATCAGTTTACCTGAATTTCCGAAAGAAGCAGCCAATCAGTTGCTTGCATTTTCCTTTGTACTTTTACTCAGATTTATTGATGAAGATCTATTATCAGTGTTTAAG CAGGAAAAAGCAGCAGTGAGAGCATTGGTGAGCATTGCAGAAGCCTATGGCGCTCGCTGCCATCCAGTTTCTCAGCTTAAAAAgcag GTGCTGAGCTGTGAGAGGAGCATCGGAGTTTGGCCTCTGCTGCCTTTGCCTGAAGGATCCGAAAGGGAGGCTCAGCG atcaGAAGGTAATTCTGAAATAAATGCCTGCCACTCTTTAATCACAGAAATCGTGGCTGAGCTGTGTCACCACGTGCCCGAGACCCACCGCGTTCCTCACGCCTCGGAGCACCTTCCCCCTGAGGA GTGGCCCCAGCTGCTCCGTGAGCTCTGCAGCATCCCTGTCCGGACCCTGTTCTGCCCCAGAGCCGTCCTGGAGGTGCTGGCCGTGCTCCGGAAGATCGGCGCCCACTGCCGCCGCGTGTGTGGCCAGGTGGCCGCCTGCGCGGAGCTGAGGCGCCGGCAGTGGGAGGACAGGAGCCTGCGCTCCCGGCAGCGGCGGAACTACCTGCGCCTGGTTCACAG tattaagCTTCTGTCTCCTATGCTTTATCTGATTTTATTGCTGATTGCACTGGAATTGGTCAACATTCATGTGGTTCTTGGGAAAAATACTTCGGAATATCAGCAGTATCTAAG gTTCTTAAAGTCCGTCTTGCAGTACACAGAGAACCTGGCGGCTTACACCAGCCAAGACAAGAACAAGTGGGATGAAGCTGTCAATCTCACACAGGTGGCCTTGTTGAAAATTTGGACTTTTAGTGAGAAGAAACAAATGTTAATACATTTAGCCAAGAAATCCACGAGTAAAGTAGTCCAATAA
- the ERMARD gene encoding endoplasmic reticulum membrane-associated RNA degradation protein isoform X8: MKLTSCLERALGDVYLLIRKECLFLLRDLIASEELSQVFGQSVMDVLKVFVGSPRGLNLRNVLWHGFAAPQEIPPKYCSMMILLTAGLGQLLKGYLQQTKFTLAHRPFITLTSLEDLIVFPDVTYEVLSVLEEVMKKSTFILKIMLPYWEVALLNFKSHRFADCAILLLVQLETGLRKVFATVNKCPKRLLTAESTALYTTFDEILAKHLNDGKINQLPLFLGEPAMEFLWDFLNHQEGPRLRDRLSHGEISLPEFPKEAANQLLAFSFVLLLRFIDEDLLSVFKQEKAAVRALVSIAEAYGARCHPVSQLKKQVLSCERSIGVWPLLPLPEGSEREAQRSEGNSEINACHSLITEIVAELCHHVPETHRVPHASEHLPPEEWPQLLRELCSIPVRTLFCPRAVLEVLAVLRKIGAHCRRVCGQVAACAELRRRQWEDRSLRSRQRRNYLRLVHSIKLLSPMLYLILLLIALELVNIHVVLGKNTSEYQQYLRFLKSVLQYTENLAAYTSQDKNKWDEAVNLTQVALLKIWTFSEKKQMLIHLAKKSTSKVVQ, translated from the exons ATGAAGCTGACATCATGTCTGGAGCGAGCCCTGGGTGAC GTGTATTTACTGATTAGGAAGGAATGCCTCTTTCTTTTAAGAGATCTGATTGCATCTGAGGAGCTCTCTCAAGTCTTTGGGCAGTCTGTG ATGGACGTGCTCAAGGTCTTCGTGGGCTCTCCGCGTGGACTCAACCTTCGCAACGTTCTGTGGCACGGCTTCGCGGCACCTCAGGAGATTCCTCCAAA ATACTGTTCAATGATGATATTGCTGACAGCAGGATTGGGTCAACTACTAAAGGGTTACCTTCAACAAACTAAGTTCACATTGGCACATCGACCTTTCATAACTCTTACAAGCTTAGAGGATTTGATCGTTTTCCCTG ATGTTACTTATGAGGTACTTTCAGTATTAGAAGAAGTGATGAAGAAATCCACTTTTATACTAAAAATCATGTTGCCATATTGGGAAGTTGCATTACTCAACTTCAAGTCTCACAG GTTTGCTGACTGTGCCATATTGTTATTGGTGCAACTAGAGACTGGACTTAGGAAAGTTTTTGCCACAGTTAACAAATGTCCAAAGAGACTTCTGACTGCTGAG tCAACAGCTCTTTATACTACCTTTGATGAG ATATTGGCAAAACACTTGAATGATGGTAAAATCAATCAACTTCCTCTTTTCCTTGGAGAGCCTGCAATG GAATTTCTCTGGGATTTCCTGAACCATCAGGAAGGTCCCCGTCTAAGAGATCGTTTAAGCCACGGGGAAATCAGTTTACCTGAATTTCCGAAAGAAGCAGCCAATCAGTTGCTTGCATTTTCCTTTGTACTTTTACTCAGATTTATTGATGAAGATCTATTATCAGTGTTTAAG CAGGAAAAAGCAGCAGTGAGAGCATTGGTGAGCATTGCAGAAGCCTATGGCGCTCGCTGCCATCCAGTTTCTCAGCTTAAAAAgcag GTGCTGAGCTGTGAGAGGAGCATCGGAGTTTGGCCTCTGCTGCCTTTGCCTGAAGGATCCGAAAGGGAGGCTCAGCG atcaGAAGGTAATTCTGAAATAAATGCCTGCCACTCTTTAATCACAGAAATCGTGGCTGAGCTGTGTCACCACGTGCCCGAGACCCACCGCGTTCCTCACGCCTCGGAGCACCTTCCCCCTGAGGA GTGGCCCCAGCTGCTCCGTGAGCTCTGCAGCATCCCTGTCCGGACCCTGTTCTGCCCCAGAGCCGTCCTGGAGGTGCTGGCCGTGCTCCGGAAGATCGGCGCCCACTGCCGCCGCGTGTGTGGCCAGGTGGCCGCCTGCGCGGAGCTGAGGCGCCGGCAGTGGGAGGACAGGAGCCTGCGCTCCCGGCAGCGGCGGAACTACCTGCGCCTGGTTCACAG tattaagCTTCTGTCTCCTATGCTTTATCTGATTTTATTGCTGATTGCACTGGAATTGGTCAACATTCATGTGGTTCTTGGGAAAAATACTTCGGAATATCAGCAGTATCTAAG gTTCTTAAAGTCCGTCTTGCAGTACACAGAGAACCTGGCGGCTTACACCAGCCAAGACAAGAACAAGTGGGATGAAGCTGTCAATCTCACACAGGTGGCCTTGTTGAAAATTTGGACTTTTAGTGAGAAGAAACAAATGTTAATACATTTAGCCAAGAAATCCACGAGTAAAGTAGTCCAATAA
- the ERMARD gene encoding endoplasmic reticulum membrane-associated RNA degradation protein isoform X9 — MKLTSCLERALGDMDVLKVFVGSPRGLNLRNVLWHGFAAPQEIPPKYCSMMILLTAGLGQLLKGYLQQTKFTLAHRPFITLTSLEDLIVFPDVTYEVLSVLEEVMKKSTFILKIMLPYWEVALLNFKSHRFADCAILLLVQLETGLRKVFATVNKCPKRLLTAESTALYTTFDEILAKHLNDGKINQLPLFLGEPAMEFLWDFLNHQEGPRLRDRLSHGEISLPEFPKEAANQLLAFSFVLLLRFIDEDLLSVFKQEKAAVRALVSIAEAYGARCHPVSQLKKQVLSCERSIGVWPLLPLPEGSEREAQRSEGNSEINACHSLITEIVAELCHHVPETHRVPHASEHLPPEEWPQLLRELCSIPVRTLFCPRAVLEVLAVLRKIGAHCRRVCGQVAACAELRRRQWEDRSLRSRQRRNYLRLVHSIKLLSPMLYLILLLIALELVNIHVVLGKNTSEYQQYLRFLKSVLQYTENLAAYTSQDKNKWDEAVNLTQVALLKIWTFSEKKQMLIHLAKKSTSKVVQ, encoded by the exons ATGAAGCTGACATCATGTCTGGAGCGAGCCCTGGGTGAC ATGGACGTGCTCAAGGTCTTCGTGGGCTCTCCGCGTGGACTCAACCTTCGCAACGTTCTGTGGCACGGCTTCGCGGCACCTCAGGAGATTCCTCCAAA ATACTGTTCAATGATGATATTGCTGACAGCAGGATTGGGTCAACTACTAAAGGGTTACCTTCAACAAACTAAGTTCACATTGGCACATCGACCTTTCATAACTCTTACAAGCTTAGAGGATTTGATCGTTTTCCCTG ATGTTACTTATGAGGTACTTTCAGTATTAGAAGAAGTGATGAAGAAATCCACTTTTATACTAAAAATCATGTTGCCATATTGGGAAGTTGCATTACTCAACTTCAAGTCTCACAG GTTTGCTGACTGTGCCATATTGTTATTGGTGCAACTAGAGACTGGACTTAGGAAAGTTTTTGCCACAGTTAACAAATGTCCAAAGAGACTTCTGACTGCTGAG tCAACAGCTCTTTATACTACCTTTGATGAG ATATTGGCAAAACACTTGAATGATGGTAAAATCAATCAACTTCCTCTTTTCCTTGGAGAGCCTGCAATG GAATTTCTCTGGGATTTCCTGAACCATCAGGAAGGTCCCCGTCTAAGAGATCGTTTAAGCCACGGGGAAATCAGTTTACCTGAATTTCCGAAAGAAGCAGCCAATCAGTTGCTTGCATTTTCCTTTGTACTTTTACTCAGATTTATTGATGAAGATCTATTATCAGTGTTTAAG CAGGAAAAAGCAGCAGTGAGAGCATTGGTGAGCATTGCAGAAGCCTATGGCGCTCGCTGCCATCCAGTTTCTCAGCTTAAAAAgcag GTGCTGAGCTGTGAGAGGAGCATCGGAGTTTGGCCTCTGCTGCCTTTGCCTGAAGGATCCGAAAGGGAGGCTCAGCG atcaGAAGGTAATTCTGAAATAAATGCCTGCCACTCTTTAATCACAGAAATCGTGGCTGAGCTGTGTCACCACGTGCCCGAGACCCACCGCGTTCCTCACGCCTCGGAGCACCTTCCCCCTGAGGA GTGGCCCCAGCTGCTCCGTGAGCTCTGCAGCATCCCTGTCCGGACCCTGTTCTGCCCCAGAGCCGTCCTGGAGGTGCTGGCCGTGCTCCGGAAGATCGGCGCCCACTGCCGCCGCGTGTGTGGCCAGGTGGCCGCCTGCGCGGAGCTGAGGCGCCGGCAGTGGGAGGACAGGAGCCTGCGCTCCCGGCAGCGGCGGAACTACCTGCGCCTGGTTCACAG tattaagCTTCTGTCTCCTATGCTTTATCTGATTTTATTGCTGATTGCACTGGAATTGGTCAACATTCATGTGGTTCTTGGGAAAAATACTTCGGAATATCAGCAGTATCTAAG gTTCTTAAAGTCCGTCTTGCAGTACACAGAGAACCTGGCGGCTTACACCAGCCAAGACAAGAACAAGTGGGATGAAGCTGTCAATCTCACACAGGTGGCCTTGTTGAAAATTTGGACTTTTAGTGAGAAGAAACAAATGTTAATACATTTAGCCAAGAAATCCACGAGTAAAGTAGTCCAATAA